One Odontesthes bonariensis isolate fOdoBon6 chromosome 17, fOdoBon6.hap1, whole genome shotgun sequence genomic window carries:
- the foxa2 gene encoding forkhead box protein A2 has protein sequence MMLGAVKMEGHEHTDWSTYYGEPECYTSVGNMNTGLGMNSMNTYMSMSGMSSTANMTANSMNMSYVNTGMSPSMTGMSPGTGAMNGMGAGMTAMSAALSPSMSPMTAQPASMNALTSYTNMNAMSPIYGQSNINRSRDPKTYRRSYTHAKPPYSYISLITMAIQQSPSKMLTLAEIYQWIMDLFPFYRQNQQRWQNSIRHSLSFNDCFLKVPRSPDKPGKGSFWTLHPDSGNMFENGCYLRRQKRFKCEKKMSVKDSRKPGDGGSSNSSSESCNGNESPHSNSSSSDHKRSLSDMKTSQALSPEHTAASPVSQGQHLMSQHHSVLAHEAHLKPEHHYSFNHPFSINNLMSSEQQHHKMDLKTYEQVMHYSGYGSPMAGALSMGSMAGKAGLDSAPIPDTSYYQGVYSRPIMNSS, from the coding sequence TGTTACACCTCGGTTGGCAACATGAATACGGGCTTGGGAATGAACTCTATGAATACCTACATGAGCATGTCCGGCATGAGCAGCACGGCCAACATGACGGCCAACTCAATGAACATGTCATACGTCAACACGGGCATGAGTCCCTCCATGACAGGCATGTCACCTGGCACCGGAGCCATGAACGGCATGGGCGCTGGCATGACAGCCATGAGCGCAGCACTGAGCCCCAGTATGAGTCCTATGACCGCACAGCCCGCGTCCATGAACGCCCTGACATCGTACACTAATATGAACGCAATGAGCCCCATATACGGACAGTCTAACATCAACAGGTCCAGGGATCCCAAAACCTACCGCAGGAGCTACACGCACGCCAAACCCCCGTATTCATACATTTCTCTCATCACCATGGCCATCCAGCAGTCTCCCAGTAAGATGCTGACACTGGCCGAGATATACCAGTGGATAATGGACCTCTTCCCCTTTTACCGGCAGAACCAGCAGCGCTGGCAGAACTCCATTCGCCACTCTCTGTCGTTTAATGACTGTTTCCTCAAAGTACCCAGGTCACCGGATAAACCCGGGAAAGGCTCCTTTTGGACTCTCCATCCGGACTCCGGGAACATGTTTGAGAACGGCTGCTACCTGAGGAGGCAGAAGCGCTTCAAGTGCGAAAAGAAGATGTCCGTGAAGGATAGCCGCAAGCCTGGAGACGGCGGCTCCTCAAACAGCAGCTCGGAGAGCTGCAACGGCAACGAATCCCCCCACTCCAACTCCTCCTCCAGCGACCACAAAAGGTCCCTGTCTGACATGAAGACGAGCCAGGCCCTGAGCCCTGAGCACACCGCCGCTTCTCCGGTGTCGCAGGGGCAGCACCTCATGTCACAGCATCACTCGGTCCTTGCGCACGAAGCCCACCTTAAGCCGGAGCACCACTACTCCTTCAACCACCCCTTCTCCATCAATAACCTCATGTCTTCAGAGCAGCAGCATCACAAAATGGACCTTAAGACTTACGAGCAGGTGATGCACTACTCTGGATATGGCTCCCCCATGGCCGGAGCTCTTTCTATGGGCTCGATGGCGGGTAAAGCCGGTCTAGATTCTGCGCCTATACCTGACACATCATACTATCAAGGCGTCTATTCCAGGCCAATCATGAACTCCTCATAA